A genomic window from Variovorax paradoxus includes:
- a CDS encoding amidase, whose translation MKSSFTIAALRERIARGELSHEALIEQVLEAATQPAAEHVFTRLYADAARAAARHADAAQKAGVELGPLAGLPVSVKDLYDVAGETTMAGSAVCAGEPPATHDAVAVTRLRTQGAAIVGKTNMTEFAFSGVGINPHYGTPRNPADAATARIPGGSSSGAAVSVALGLAVAGLGSDTGGSIRIPAALCGLVGFKSTQSRVPRTGAFELARSLDTVCAMARSVEDCLIADAAIADAPLAVRRRPLQGIRLAVPRTMMFDDIEPAVARAFDRALQALSAAGAQIVDITLAELAEIATVNAPGGFSPVEASAVHRERFAAKRSGFDSRVAARIALGTEVRAADYIAMQDRRRDWIGRVERAIEGFDALVCPTVPIVAPPIAALAEDAAFFKANGLLLRNTFAINLLDGCAFSLPCHAPGELPVGLMLASVRDDDARLAAVALAVEAALPESGTKIRG comes from the coding sequence ATGAAGAGCAGTTTCACCATCGCAGCCCTGCGCGAACGCATCGCGCGCGGCGAGCTTTCGCACGAGGCGCTGATCGAACAGGTGCTCGAAGCGGCCACGCAACCCGCCGCCGAGCACGTCTTCACGCGGCTCTACGCCGATGCGGCTCGCGCCGCAGCGCGCCATGCCGATGCCGCGCAAAAGGCCGGCGTCGAACTCGGCCCACTCGCCGGCCTGCCCGTGTCGGTCAAGGACCTCTACGACGTGGCCGGCGAGACCACCATGGCCGGCTCTGCCGTCTGCGCAGGCGAGCCGCCGGCCACGCACGATGCAGTCGCCGTGACGCGGCTGCGCACGCAAGGCGCTGCCATCGTCGGCAAGACCAACATGACCGAGTTCGCGTTCTCGGGCGTGGGCATCAACCCGCACTACGGCACGCCGCGCAATCCGGCCGACGCGGCCACGGCGCGCATTCCGGGCGGTTCGTCGTCGGGCGCTGCGGTGTCGGTGGCGCTCGGCCTCGCTGTCGCGGGGCTGGGCTCGGACACGGGCGGCTCCATCCGCATTCCCGCCGCGCTGTGCGGACTCGTGGGCTTCAAGAGCACGCAGTCGCGCGTGCCGCGCACGGGTGCCTTCGAACTGGCGCGCTCGCTAGACACGGTCTGCGCCATGGCCCGCAGCGTGGAAGACTGCCTCATCGCCGACGCAGCCATTGCCGATGCACCGCTCGCGGTGCGCCGTCGCCCGCTGCAGGGCATTCGCCTTGCCGTGCCGCGCACGATGATGTTCGACGACATCGAGCCCGCCGTGGCGCGCGCCTTCGACCGCGCGCTGCAGGCCCTCTCGGCCGCTGGCGCGCAGATCGTGGACATCACGCTGGCCGAACTCGCCGAGATCGCGACCGTCAACGCGCCCGGCGGCTTCTCGCCGGTCGAGGCCTCTGCGGTGCACCGCGAGCGCTTCGCCGCAAAGCGCAGCGGCTTCGATTCGCGCGTGGCCGCCCGCATCGCGCTCGGCACTGAAGTGCGCGCCGCCGACTACATCGCCATGCAGGACCGCCGGCGCGACTGGATCGGCCGCGTCGAGCGCGCCATCGAAGGCTTCGACGCCCTCGTGTGCCCGACCGTGCCGATCGTCGCGCCGCCCATTGCGGCGCTGGCGGAAGACGCGGCCTTCTTCAAGGCCAACGGCCTGCTGCTGCGCAACACCTTTGCGATCAACCTGCTCGACGGCTGCGCCTTCAGCCTGCCCTGCCATGCACCGGGCGAACTGCCGGTGGGGCTGATGCTGGCCTCGGTGCGCGACGACGACGCGCGGCTCGCGGCGGTGGCGCTGGCCGTGGAGGCTGCGCTACCCGAGTCTGGGACAAAAATCAGGGGCTGA
- a CDS encoding LysR substrate-binding domain-containing protein, with protein sequence MKIRQLEAFRAVMLWQTVTRAAESLHVSQPAVTRLIADLEESVGFPLFLRVRGRLQPTAEAEALNEEVERSLLGMERIARTAEEIRSLQRGALRIAAAPALALSFLPRAIAGFLVEHNDIRVSLANHSSRTVVDLVVGERCDVGFVILPVSHSSTHGERLIATRMVCVMRSDHRLAKKKVIRPPDLAGEHFVSHPHVIESRLHVDALFASYGIERKLQVETQVSAGVCAMVAAGLGVSLVDPITALEHAGQGLSFLPFEPEMVTDFSVLTPVRRSSSLLVSAFVDHVRKFAVAQLDPRFVSP encoded by the coding sequence ATGAAGATTCGTCAATTGGAGGCCTTTCGCGCCGTGATGCTGTGGCAAACCGTGACACGCGCGGCCGAGTCGCTGCACGTGTCGCAGCCTGCCGTCACGCGGCTGATTGCCGACCTGGAGGAAAGCGTGGGCTTCCCGCTTTTCCTGCGTGTGCGGGGGCGCCTGCAACCCACCGCGGAGGCCGAGGCGCTGAACGAGGAGGTCGAGCGCTCGCTGCTCGGCATGGAGCGCATTGCGCGAACCGCCGAGGAGATCCGGTCGCTGCAGCGCGGCGCGCTGCGCATTGCCGCCGCGCCGGCATTGGCGCTGTCTTTCTTGCCGCGCGCAATTGCGGGCTTCCTGGTCGAGCACAACGACATCCGGGTGTCGCTCGCCAACCATTCCTCGCGCACGGTGGTGGACCTGGTGGTGGGCGAGCGCTGCGACGTCGGATTCGTCATCCTGCCGGTAAGCCATTCGAGCACGCACGGTGAGCGGCTGATCGCGACCCGGATGGTCTGCGTGATGCGCAGCGATCACCGGCTCGCGAAGAAAAAGGTGATCCGCCCTCCGGACCTGGCCGGCGAGCACTTCGTCTCGCATCCGCATGTGATCGAATCGCGGCTGCACGTCGACGCGCTCTTTGCGTCCTACGGCATCGAGCGCAAGCTGCAGGTCGAGACACAGGTGTCGGCCGGCGTTTGCGCCATGGTGGCTGCCGGCCTCGGCGTGTCGCTGGTGGACCCGATCACCGCGCTGGAGCACGCTGGCCAGGGCCTGAGCTTCCTGCCCTTCGAGCCGGAAATGGTGACGGATTTTTCCGTGCTCACGCCGGTGCGGCGGAGCTCGTCATTGCTGGTGAGCGCCTTCGTCGATCACGTGCGCAAGTTCGCCGTGGCGCAACTCGACCCGAGATTCGTCAGCCCCTGA
- a CDS encoding ABC transporter substrate-binding protein — protein sequence MMLRPVSAAVNAALSTVLAFCALTAATTASAQQPTTLYVGSYGGSTEKAFKEKLIPAFEAKHNARIVYVSGNSTDTLAKLQAQKGKQELNVVLLDDGPMYQAVQFGFCDKLGNQPVLKDLYPVARMTDSAVGVGIVAAGIAYNTEAFKKANLPPPDSWEVLTDKRFKQKVAIPPISNTYGLQTLLTFAKLRKGGDKNIDPGFTAMAREVGPNVLAWEPSPGKMTELFQNNDIMLAVWGSGRVQALKDTGFPVQFVIPKEGAPALLIAACPVAQNTAPALSQAFVNYLLTPEVQAILADTQGWGPANSTTKLAPAVAAKVPYGKEQMDKLLPTDWTLVNEKRAEWTNRWNRTVER from the coding sequence ATGATGCTTCGTCCCGTTTCCGCGGCCGTGAATGCGGCGCTGTCCACCGTGCTGGCCTTCTGCGCCCTGACCGCGGCCACCACCGCATCGGCCCAGCAGCCGACCACGCTCTATGTCGGCTCCTACGGCGGCTCGACCGAGAAGGCCTTCAAGGAGAAGCTGATCCCCGCGTTCGAGGCCAAGCACAACGCCAGGATCGTCTACGTGTCGGGCAACTCAACCGACACACTGGCCAAGCTGCAGGCGCAAAAGGGCAAGCAGGAACTCAACGTCGTGCTGCTCGACGACGGCCCGATGTACCAGGCTGTGCAGTTCGGCTTCTGCGACAAGCTGGGCAACCAGCCGGTGCTGAAAGACCTGTACCCCGTCGCACGCATGACCGACAGCGCAGTCGGCGTGGGCATCGTCGCCGCCGGCATCGCCTACAACACCGAAGCCTTCAAGAAGGCGAACCTGCCTCCGCCGGATTCGTGGGAGGTGCTCACCGACAAGCGCTTCAAGCAGAAGGTCGCGATCCCGCCGATCAGCAACACCTACGGCCTGCAGACGCTGCTGACCTTCGCCAAGCTGCGCAAGGGCGGCGACAAGAACATCGACCCGGGCTTCACGGCAATGGCGCGCGAAGTCGGGCCCAACGTGCTGGCGTGGGAACCGTCGCCGGGCAAGATGACCGAGCTGTTCCAGAACAACGACATCATGCTGGCCGTGTGGGGCAGCGGCCGCGTGCAGGCGCTGAAGGACACGGGCTTCCCGGTGCAGTTCGTGATTCCGAAGGAAGGCGCGCCGGCCCTGCTGATAGCTGCCTGCCCGGTGGCGCAGAACACGGCCCCGGCGCTCTCGCAGGCCTTCGTCAACTACCTGCTGACGCCTGAAGTGCAGGCCATCCTCGCCGACACGCAGGGCTGGGGCCCGGCCAACTCGACCACCAAGCTGGCACCGGCGGTCGCGGCCAAGGTGCCGTACGGCAAGGAGCAGATGGACAAGCTGCTGCCCACCGACTGGACGCTGGTCAACGAGAAGCGCGCCGAGTGGACCAACCGCTGGAACCGCACCGTCGAACGCTGA
- a CDS encoding ABC transporter ATP-binding protein — MTFLQLDQLGKTFGDFRAVESLSLDVERGEFISLLGPSGCGKTTTLQMVAGFVEPTRGRIRLNGADITAMRPEKRGMGVVFQSYALFPHMTVADNIGFGLEMRGMRGAEKLKRIDETLELVRLPGLGKRYPKELSGGQRQRVAIARALAVRPEVLLLDEPMSNLDAKLREDMHVELRGIQRHLGITTILVTHDQVEAMTMSDRIAVMHGGRIVQLATPYEAYERPESAFASSFLGKTNVLKGVVEARNMRCCEVRVGDSLLHVPHQEKPLAREVNVYVRPEKVKLAPASAANGIPATIRTRLFLGNHWLVEVDSALGPMRVSHPNIGAVPPAEGEAVALHWLDDDLRLLDTEAANG, encoded by the coding sequence ATGACCTTCCTTCAACTCGATCAACTCGGCAAGACCTTCGGCGACTTCCGCGCCGTGGAGAGCCTGAGCCTGGACGTCGAGCGCGGCGAGTTCATCTCGCTGCTCGGCCCCTCGGGCTGCGGCAAGACCACCACCCTGCAGATGGTGGCGGGCTTCGTCGAGCCGACGCGCGGACGCATCCGCCTGAACGGCGCCGACATCACGGCCATGCGGCCGGAGAAGCGCGGCATGGGCGTGGTGTTCCAGAGCTACGCGCTGTTTCCGCACATGACCGTGGCCGACAACATCGGCTTCGGCCTCGAGATGCGCGGCATGCGGGGCGCCGAGAAGTTGAAACGCATCGACGAGACGCTCGAGCTCGTGCGGCTGCCGGGCCTGGGCAAGCGCTACCCGAAGGAACTCTCGGGCGGCCAGCGGCAACGCGTTGCCATCGCCCGTGCGCTGGCGGTACGCCCCGAGGTGCTGCTGCTCGACGAGCCGATGTCGAACCTCGACGCGAAGCTGCGCGAGGACATGCACGTCGAGCTGCGCGGCATCCAGCGGCACCTTGGCATCACCACGATCCTGGTCACGCACGACCAGGTCGAGGCCATGACCATGAGCGACCGCATCGCGGTCATGCACGGCGGGCGCATCGTGCAGCTCGCCACACCGTACGAGGCGTACGAGCGGCCTGAATCCGCGTTCGCCTCGTCCTTCCTCGGCAAGACGAACGTGCTGAAGGGTGTCGTCGAAGCCCGCAACATGCGCTGCTGCGAAGTGCGTGTCGGCGATTCGCTGCTGCACGTGCCGCATCAGGAAAAGCCGCTTGCGCGCGAGGTCAACGTCTACGTGAGGCCCGAGAAGGTGAAGCTTGCGCCGGCCTCGGCCGCGAACGGCATTCCGGCCACCATCCGCACGAGGCTCTTCCTGGGCAACCACTGGCTGGTCGAGGTCGACAGCGCGCTCGGGCCGATGCGCGTAAGCCATCCCAACATCGGCGCGGTGCCACCGGCCGAAGGCGAAGCCGTCGCGCTGCACTGGCTGGACGACGACCTGCGCCTGCTCGACACGGAGGCCGCGAATGGCTGA
- a CDS encoding ABC transporter permease translates to MAEAASGPRAGSAPWFLSAPALLLFLGLLVIPLALTAVLSFHSFDGTRGVLPDFTARNYLEVFSDPYYYEIFLRTAGLALAVTLLSVLFGVPETIILSRMKAPWRGIFLIVILGPLLVSVVVRTLGWAILMGNNGLINAGLKALGLTDEPVRLLFTMTGVVIALTHVLMPFMVISVWASLQKLDPQVENAGLSFGAAPFTVFRRVILPQILPGILSGGIIVFALAASAFATPAILGGRRLKVVATAAYDEFLSTLNWPLGASIAILLLVANVIVIAGFNRWLERRYAQVFEG, encoded by the coding sequence ATGGCTGAGGCAGCCTCCGGGCCGCGCGCGGGTTCTGCGCCCTGGTTCCTCAGCGCGCCCGCGCTGCTGCTGTTTCTCGGGCTGCTGGTGATTCCGCTCGCGCTCACCGCGGTGTTGTCATTCCATTCGTTCGACGGCACGCGCGGTGTGCTGCCGGACTTCACTGCTCGCAACTACCTCGAGGTTTTCTCGGACCCGTACTACTACGAGATCTTCCTGCGCACGGCCGGCCTGGCGCTCGCGGTCACGCTGCTGTCGGTGTTGTTCGGCGTGCCGGAAACCATCATCCTGTCGCGCATGAAGGCGCCGTGGCGGGGCATCTTCCTGATCGTCATTCTTGGGCCGCTGCTGGTCTCGGTCGTGGTCCGCACGCTGGGCTGGGCCATCCTCATGGGCAACAACGGGCTCATCAATGCGGGGCTGAAGGCGCTCGGCCTCACGGACGAACCGGTGCGCCTGCTGTTCACGATGACCGGGGTGGTCATCGCGCTCACGCACGTGCTGATGCCGTTCATGGTGATCTCGGTGTGGGCCTCGCTGCAGAAGCTCGATCCGCAGGTCGAGAACGCAGGGCTCTCCTTCGGCGCGGCGCCTTTCACGGTGTTTCGCCGGGTCATCCTGCCGCAGATCCTGCCAGGCATCCTGTCGGGCGGGATCATCGTGTTCGCGCTGGCGGCCTCGGCCTTCGCCACGCCGGCCATTCTTGGCGGGCGCCGGCTCAAGGTGGTGGCCACGGCCGCGTACGACGAGTTCCTGAGCACGCTGAACTGGCCGCTGGGCGCATCGATCGCGATCCTGCTCCTGGTGGCCAACGTCATCGTCATCGCCGGCTTCAACCGCTGGCTCGAGCGGCGCTACGCGCAGGTCTTCGAAGGCTGA
- a CDS encoding ABC transporter permease yields the protein MRKNGLLSLVYHAIFITFILAPLVVVVLVSFTGKGYISLPTDGFSLRWFRAIGGATELVNAFWISLWLGLASATVAVVLAVPAALALVRYRFPGRGVLAAFFMSPLMIPHVVLGVAFLRFFTTVGVSGSFAWLALTHVVVVMPYALRLVLASATGLDRDAEKAALSLGANRMTAFRRIVLPLILPGVVGGWMLAFIQSFDELTMTVFVATPGTTTLPVAMYNQIAQTIDPLVASVSTVLIAGTVVLMVLLDRLVGLDRVLIGKG from the coding sequence ATGCGCAAGAACGGACTGCTCTCCCTCGTCTACCACGCGATCTTCATCACCTTCATCCTGGCGCCGCTGGTCGTAGTGGTGCTGGTGTCGTTCACAGGCAAGGGCTACATCTCGCTGCCGACCGACGGCTTCTCGCTGCGCTGGTTCCGCGCCATCGGCGGCGCCACCGAGCTGGTCAACGCGTTCTGGATCTCGCTCTGGCTCGGCCTTGCGAGCGCGACCGTCGCCGTGGTGCTGGCAGTGCCGGCCGCGCTGGCGCTGGTGCGCTACCGCTTTCCGGGGCGCGGCGTGCTCGCGGCCTTCTTCATGTCGCCGCTGATGATTCCGCATGTGGTGCTGGGCGTGGCGTTCCTGCGCTTCTTCACCACGGTGGGCGTGTCGGGGTCGTTCGCGTGGCTCGCGTTGACGCACGTGGTGGTGGTCATGCCCTATGCGCTGCGGCTGGTGCTGGCCTCGGCCACGGGCCTCGATCGCGATGCAGAGAAGGCCGCGCTCTCGCTCGGCGCGAACCGCATGACCGCGTTCCGCCGCATCGTGCTGCCGCTGATCCTGCCGGGCGTGGTCGGCGGCTGGATGCTCGCCTTCATCCAGAGCTTCGACGAGCTCACCATGACCGTGTTCGTCGCCACGCCGGGCACCACGACGCTGCCGGTCGCCATGTACAACCAGATCGCGCAGACCATCGACCCGCTGGTGGCGTCGGTATCGACCGTGCTCATCGCCGGCACGGTGGTGCTGATGGTGCTGCTCGACCGCCTCGTCGGCCTCGACCGCGTGCTGATCGGCAAGGGCTGA
- a CDS encoding NAD(P)/FAD-dependent oxidoreductase produces MNTSDLIVVGGGLVGTALAYGAARNGTRVTVLDEGDDAFRASRGNFGLVWVQGKGFGMTPYARWTMRSAAQWSQLAEALNADTGIDVQLRQPGGFHFCFSDEEMQAREARMRSISDALDGNYSFEMLDHASLKARLPGIGPAVAGASYTRMDGHANPLKLLRALHAACRHHGVRFAQGSRATRITPQAGGFEIEAGTATWHAPRVVLAAGLGNRELAPQIGLHAPVQPNRGQVLVGERVARFLDHPTTYVRQTDEGTIQLGDSLEDVGLDDGTTADVLSTIARRGVRSFPVLESLRLVRAWGALRVMTPDGFPIYQASTQCPGAFVVTCHSGVTLAANHAFSIAPWIAGSAGDGAPAGIESFSGDRFLNGNETFQHAH; encoded by the coding sequence ATGAACACAAGTGATTTGATCGTCGTCGGCGGCGGCCTGGTCGGCACCGCGCTGGCCTACGGCGCGGCGCGCAACGGCACTCGCGTGACCGTCCTCGACGAGGGCGACGATGCCTTTCGTGCGTCGCGCGGCAATTTCGGACTCGTATGGGTCCAGGGCAAGGGCTTCGGCATGACGCCGTATGCGCGCTGGACGATGAGGTCGGCCGCGCAATGGTCGCAGCTCGCCGAGGCACTGAACGCCGACACCGGCATCGACGTGCAACTGCGCCAGCCCGGCGGCTTTCATTTCTGCTTTTCCGACGAGGAGATGCAGGCACGCGAAGCGCGCATGCGCAGCATCAGCGACGCGCTCGACGGCAACTACTCCTTCGAAATGCTGGACCACGCATCGCTCAAGGCACGGCTGCCCGGCATCGGGCCCGCGGTCGCTGGCGCGAGCTATACGCGGATGGATGGCCACGCCAATCCGCTGAAGCTGCTGCGGGCGCTGCACGCGGCCTGCCGCCATCACGGCGTGCGCTTCGCGCAGGGCAGCCGGGCGACGCGGATCACGCCGCAGGCCGGCGGCTTCGAGATCGAGGCCGGCACGGCCACATGGCACGCGCCGCGCGTGGTGCTCGCGGCCGGCCTCGGCAACCGCGAGCTGGCGCCGCAGATCGGCCTCCATGCGCCGGTGCAGCCCAATAGAGGCCAGGTGCTGGTCGGCGAACGCGTCGCCCGCTTTCTCGACCATCCGACCACCTACGTGCGCCAGACGGACGAAGGCACGATCCAGCTCGGCGATTCGCTCGAGGACGTCGGCCTCGACGACGGCACGACCGCCGACGTACTGAGCACCATCGCGCGTCGCGGCGTGCGCAGCTTTCCGGTGCTGGAGAGCCTGCGGCTGGTGCGCGCATGGGGCGCGCTGCGGGTGATGACGCCCGACGGCTTTCCGATCTACCAGGCATCGACGCAATGTCCCGGCGCTTTCGTCGTGACCTGCCACAGCGGCGTGACGCTGGCCGCCAACCATGCGTTCTCCATCGCGCCGTGGATCGCCGGCAGTGCCGGGGACGGCGCACCGGCCGGCATCGAATCTTTCAGCGGTGACCGCTTCCTCAACGGCAACGAGACCTTCCAACATGCCCACTAA
- a CDS encoding (2Fe-2S)-binding protein, which yields MPTNVRFRSLVPADASPRGEPMVNLFFDGRGLQAPAGCSVAAALLANGVSTFRTTPVSGAPRAPYCMMGACFDCLVEIDGQPNRQSCLVAVAEGMQVKTQAGLRSFNGADAVIAEEAAHVE from the coding sequence ATGCCCACTAACGTCCGCTTTCGCTCCCTGGTTCCGGCCGATGCTTCGCCGCGCGGCGAGCCGATGGTCAACCTGTTTTTCGATGGCCGTGGCCTGCAGGCTCCGGCCGGTTGCAGCGTGGCCGCGGCCCTGCTCGCCAACGGTGTCTCTACCTTCCGCACCACGCCCGTGAGCGGGGCGCCGCGCGCGCCCTACTGCATGATGGGCGCGTGCTTCGATTGCCTGGTCGAAATCGACGGCCAGCCCAACCGGCAGAGCTGCCTCGTCGCGGTGGCCGAAGGCATGCAGGTGAAGACGCAGGCTGGCCTGCGTTCCTTCAATGGCGCCGATGCCGTGATTGCCGAAGAGGCCGCGCATGTCGAATGA
- a CDS encoding NAD(P)/FAD-dependent oxidoreductase, which produces MSNERCDIAIIGAGPAGMSAAIVAARLGASVVVLDEQRGAGGQIYRAITDAPARRVDLLGPDYAAGRSLADAFAASGARHLTNAAVWQVTPEGAVHYLRDGATSTLQAGRVVLCSGAMERPFPIPGWTLPGVLTAGAAQILLKSADVVPAEPVVLAGCGPLLYLLGWQYVRAGVPIRALVDTTSMEDYRRALSHLGGALAGWRYLKKGLSLMRVLKRAGVPFHAGAENLAAEGDDGVEALRFTAGGKAHRIETSTLLLHHGVVPNTQFTWSLRARHTWDNAQLCWRPEADAWGALDVPGIHVAGDGLGIGGALAAAQQGELAALGAMHGLGRITTAERDKLAEPLRAALREHLRIRPFLDALYRPKKANRIPADDVIVCRCEEVAAGAIRHFVALGCDGPNQAKAFGRCGMGPCQGRQCGLTVTELIADARGVTPAEVGYYRIRPPIKPISLGELAGAE; this is translated from the coding sequence ATGTCGAATGAGCGTTGCGACATCGCCATCATTGGCGCCGGACCGGCCGGCATGTCGGCCGCCATCGTTGCCGCGCGGCTCGGCGCCAGCGTCGTCGTGCTCGACGAGCAGCGCGGTGCGGGCGGGCAGATCTATCGCGCCATCACCGACGCGCCAGCGCGCCGGGTCGACCTGCTCGGGCCGGACTACGCCGCCGGCCGCTCGCTCGCCGATGCCTTCGCTGCAAGCGGCGCCCGGCACCTGACCAACGCCGCCGTCTGGCAGGTCACGCCCGAAGGCGCTGTGCATTACCTGCGCGACGGCGCGACCTCAACGCTGCAGGCCGGACGCGTCGTGCTCTGCTCGGGCGCCATGGAGCGTCCGTTCCCGATCCCGGGCTGGACGCTGCCGGGCGTGCTCACCGCTGGCGCTGCGCAAATCCTGCTGAAGAGCGCCGACGTGGTGCCGGCCGAGCCCGTCGTGCTCGCGGGCTGCGGACCGCTGCTCTACCTGCTCGGCTGGCAGTACGTGCGCGCGGGCGTGCCCATTCGCGCGCTGGTCGACACGACGTCGATGGAAGACTACCGCCGCGCGCTCTCGCACCTCGGCGGCGCGCTGGCCGGCTGGCGCTACCTGAAGAAAGGGCTGTCGCTCATGCGTGTGCTGAAGCGCGCCGGTGTGCCCTTCCACGCCGGTGCCGAGAACCTCGCAGCGGAAGGCGATGACGGCGTGGAGGCGCTGCGCTTCACGGCCGGCGGCAAGGCGCATCGCATCGAAACCTCGACCCTTCTGTTGCACCACGGCGTGGTGCCGAACACGCAATTCACCTGGTCGCTGCGGGCCAGGCACACGTGGGACAACGCGCAACTGTGCTGGCGGCCCGAGGCGGACGCCTGGGGTGCGCTCGACGTGCCCGGCATCCACGTCGCCGGCGATGGCCTCGGCATCGGTGGTGCGCTGGCGGCGGCGCAGCAGGGCGAGCTTGCGGCGCTCGGCGCGATGCACGGGCTCGGCCGGATCACGACCGCCGAGCGCGACAAGCTTGCCGAGCCGCTTCGCGCGGCGCTGCGCGAGCACCTGCGCATCCGCCCCTTCCTCGATGCGCTGTACCGGCCCAAGAAGGCCAACCGCATTCCGGCAGACGACGTGATCGTGTGCCGCTGCGAGGAAGTCGCTGCCGGCGCCATCCGGCATTTCGTGGCGCTCGGCTGCGATGGGCCCAATCAGGCGAAGGCCTTCGGGCGTTGCGGCATGGGCCCGTGCCAGGGGCGCCAGTGCGGCCTGACCGTGACCGAGCTGATCGCGGACGCGCGCGGCGTGACGCCGGCCGAAGTGGGCTACTACCGCATCCGGCCGCCGATCAAGCCGATCTCGCTGGGCGAACTCGCGGGCGCGGAATGA
- a CDS encoding NAD(P)/FAD-dependent oxidoreductase — protein sequence MKRSADVIVVGGGLHGLSSALHLARRGLAVIVLEAEFCGRHASGVNAGGVRTLGRHVAEIPLALASRTMWHRLAELVGDDAGFAPSGQLKVAETDEELQTLRDTVARLHSLGFGHEELVDAKQVRELVPAIAPHVVGGIWVRDDGHALPYRAVTAFRLASQRAGAEVHEETRVERIDHRAGRWHVATTRGSFDATHLVNAAGAWAGTLAAQAGDPVPVEGGGLMLMITHRAPPFVTPVLGATGRPLSFKQFANGTVLIGGGLRCTADLDARHGIVDMPKLARSARTVTDLFPHLKPLGVNRAWAGVEAFMPDGIPVIGPSRAAPNLVHAFGFSAHGFELGPIGGQLVAELVTEGGSTLPIEAFAVDRFARRAAATFQPLQQGQPS from the coding sequence ATGAAGCGATCGGCGGATGTGATCGTCGTTGGCGGCGGCCTGCACGGCCTGTCGAGCGCGCTGCATCTTGCGCGGCGCGGGCTGGCGGTCATCGTGCTCGAGGCCGAGTTCTGTGGCCGCCATGCTTCCGGCGTGAACGCGGGCGGCGTGCGAACCCTCGGGCGCCACGTCGCCGAGATTCCGCTCGCGCTGGCGTCGCGAACAATGTGGCACCGGCTGGCCGAACTCGTCGGCGATGACGCGGGTTTTGCGCCCAGCGGCCAGCTGAAGGTTGCCGAGACCGATGAGGAACTGCAGACGCTGCGCGACACCGTTGCGCGTCTGCATTCGCTTGGCTTCGGCCATGAAGAACTCGTCGACGCCAAACAGGTGCGCGAACTCGTGCCCGCCATTGCGCCGCACGTCGTCGGCGGCATCTGGGTGCGCGATGACGGCCATGCCTTGCCGTACCGCGCCGTCACCGCATTCCGGCTGGCATCCCAGCGCGCCGGCGCAGAAGTGCACGAGGAGACGCGCGTCGAACGCATCGACCATCGCGCCGGCCGCTGGCACGTGGCAACCACGCGTGGCAGCTTCGACGCCACCCATCTGGTCAACGCCGCCGGTGCCTGGGCCGGCACGCTGGCCGCGCAGGCCGGTGACCCGGTGCCGGTCGAAGGGGGCGGGCTGATGCTCATGATCACGCACCGTGCACCGCCCTTCGTCACGCCGGTGCTCGGCGCGACCGGCCGGCCGCTGTCCTTCAAGCAGTTCGCGAACGGCACGGTGCTGATCGGCGGTGGGCTGCGCTGCACCGCGGACCTCGACGCGCGGCATGGCATCGTCGACATGCCGAAGCTCGCCCGCAGCGCGCGCACGGTGACCGACTTGTTCCCGCACCTGAAGCCGCTGGGCGTCAACCGCGCCTGGGCCGGCGTCGAGGCCTTCATGCCCGACGGTATTCCCGTGATCGGCCCGAGCCGCGCGGCGCCGAACCTCGTGCATGCATTCGGCTTTTCTGCGCACGGCTTCGAGCTCGGGCCGATCGGCGGGCAGCTCGTTGCCGAGCTCGTGACCGAAGGCGGCAGCACGCTGCCCATCGAAGCCTTTGCCGTCGACCGCTTCGCGCGTCGAGCGGCCGCAACTTTTCAACCACTCCAGCAAGGACAACCATCATGA
- a CDS encoding RidA family protein, with product MSDIQRYDSNARLSRIVVHNSVVYVAGVTANDRSGDAQAQAADILAKIDGYLASVGTNKSRLLSVQIWLQDIDRDFAGLNAAWAEWIPADAMPTRATCEARLAAPDLRVEIIVTAAL from the coding sequence ATGAGCGACATCCAGCGCTACGACTCCAACGCACGCCTTTCCCGCATCGTCGTGCACAACTCGGTGGTCTACGTCGCAGGCGTCACCGCGAACGACCGCAGCGGTGATGCCCAGGCGCAGGCCGCGGACATCCTCGCCAAGATCGACGGCTACCTTGCGAGCGTCGGCACGAACAAGTCGCGCCTGTTGTCGGTGCAGATCTGGCTGCAGGACATCGACCGAGATTTCGCCGGCCTGAACGCCGCCTGGGCAGAGTGGATTCCCGCCGATGCCATGCCCACACGGGCCACCTGCGAGGCCAGGCTGGCAGCGCCCGACCTGCGCGTCGAGATCATCGTGACGGCGGCGCTGTAG